A DNA window from Ctenopharyngodon idella isolate HZGC_01 chromosome 10, HZGC01, whole genome shotgun sequence contains the following coding sequences:
- the LOC127521824 gene encoding olfactory receptor 13C2-like → MKSLLTALNNVLLFFPDRINTRSVCELTMNEDFAENRNISVPSYFYISGFSGIPHVRYYYMFLFFVYIITVLGNSCLMFVIIIDRNLHTPKYIAVFNLSLTDICESTAVIPQLLDTFLFGNQLIPYGLCLCNMFSVFLSLSTQSLTLAVLSFDRFIAICLPLRYHMIVTHRSMLVIIGVTWAVALFMVIAATIFISSLSFCRVIVIINSFYCDHGPIYRSACSNNFPSYVIGRLYPIMILGFPAFFIIFSYTCIAVTLFRITTPQDRQRATKTCTAHLILVAIYYVPITFTYALSSIINTNTRIINLSLTSALPPMLNPIIYTFMTEEFMVSVKKLLKRRIIFPSPK, encoded by the coding sequence ATGAAATCATTACTTACAGCTCTGAATAATGTACTGCTTTTCTTCCCAGACAGGATAAACACAAGATCAGTGTGTGAACTGACCATGAATGAAGATTTCGCTGAAAACAGGAATATTTCTGTTCCGTCTTATTTCTATATCAGTGGTTTTTCTGGTATACCTCACGTGAGATACTATTATATGTTCTTGTTTTTTGTCTACATTATTACTGTGCTTGGAAACTCCTGCCTCATGTTTGTTATCATTATAGACAGAAATCTTCACACTCCTAAATATATCGCTGTCTTTAATTTATCATTGACAGACATTTGTGAGAGTACCGCTGTGATCCCTCAGCTACTGGACACATTTTTGTTTGGGAATCAGTTGATCCCATATGGATTGTGTTTGTGTAATATGTTCTCTGTCTTTTTATCTCTTTCAACACAATCACTAACACTTGCTGTTCTGTCTTTTGACAGATTCATAGCCATTTGTTTACCACTGAGGTATCATATGATTGTGACCCATAGATCAATGCTTGTTATAATTGGAGTCACATGGGCAGTGGCACTGTTTATGGTAATTGCTGCTACAATTTTCATCAGTAGTCTTTCTTTCTGCAGAGTTATTGTCATCATAAACAGTTTCTACTGTGATCATGGGCCTATATATCGTTCTGCCTGTAGCAATAATTTTCCAAGTTATGTGATAGGCAGATTGTACCCGATAATGATTCTCGGGTTTCCGgcattttttattatcttttcaTATACATGTATAGCTGTAACATTGTTCAGAATCACAACCCCACAAGACCGTCAAAGAGCCACAAAGACATGTACTGCTCATTTAATATTAGTGGCCATATATTATGTACCCATCACTTTTACATATGCACTTTCGTCCATTATAAACACTAACACAAGGATCATTAATCTCTCTCTGACCTCTGCGCTTCCTCCAATGCTTAACCCTATAATCTACACATTCATGACAGAAGAGTTCATGGTGTCTGTGAAAAAGCTTCTTAAACGGAGAATCATATTCCCATCTCCAAAATAA
- the or42b2 gene encoding odorant receptor 110-1, which produces MNAGSMREITMNQDFTENENISIPSYFYITGFSGIPHMRYYYIFLFFVYIITVLGNSCLMFVIIIDRNLHTPKYIAVFNLSLTDICESTAVIPQLLDTFLFGNQLIPYRLCMSNMFSVLLFLTMQSLTLTILSFDRLVAICLPLRYHMIVTHRSMLVIISSSWTLALLLTITAAVFMSKLSFCKVIVTVNSFYCDHGPIYRSACNNNFPSSVIASLFPAIILGLPVFFIIFSYTCIAVTLFRITTPQDRQRATKTCTAHLILVAIFYVPIAFTYAFWSFINTNTRIINLSLTSALPPMLNPIIYTFMTEEFMVSVKRVLKRSLIFPYRK; this is translated from the coding sequence ATGAATGCAGGGTCAATGAGGGAAATCACCATGAATCAAGATtttactgaaaatgaaaatatttccattcCGTCTTATTTCTATATCACTGGTTTTTCTGGTATACCTCACAtgagatactattatatatttctgttttttgtctACATTATTACTGTGCTTGGAAACTCCTGCCTCATGTTTGTCATCATTATAGACCGAAATCTTCACACTCCTAAATATATCGCTGTCTTTAATTTATCATTGACAGACATTTGTGAGAGTACCGCTGTGATCCCTCAGCTACTGGACACATTTTTGTTTGGGAATCAGTTGATCCCATATAGATTGTGCATGTCCAATATGTTCTCCGTTTTGTTATTTCTCACAATGCAGTCACTAACTCTAACTATTTTGTCTTTTGACAGATTAGTAGCTATTTGTTTACCACTGAGGTATCATATGATTGTGACCCATAGATCAATGCTTGTTATAATTAGTTCTTCATGGACTTTAGCACTGTTGCTAACAATCACTGCAGCAGTTTTCATGAGCAAGCTTTCTTTCTGCAAAGTTATTGTCACCGTTAACAGTTTCTACTGTGATCATGGACCTATATATCGTTCTGCATGTAACAATAATTTCCCAAGTTCTGTGATTGCCAGTTTGTTCCCGGCGATTATCCTTGGTTTaccagtattttttattatcttttcaTATACATGTATAGCTGTGACATTGTTTAGAATCACAACCCCACAAGATCGTCAAAGAGCCACAAAGACATGTACTGCTCATTTAATATTAGTGGCTATATTTTATGTACCCATCGCGTTTACATATGCATTTTGGTCCTTTATTAACACTAACACAAGGATCATCAATCTCTCTCTGACCTCTGCGCTTCCTCCAATGCTTAACCCTATAATCTACACATTCATGACAGAAGAGTTCATGGTGTCTGTGAAAAGAGTCCTTAAAAGAAGTTTGATATTCCCATATCGGAAATAA
- the LOC127521844 gene encoding olfactory receptor 10G4-like produces the protein MANENYTVKNVDSFIITGFDHLQNQKLLGFLILITYMLIFLGNSINLCIILTDRHLHKPMYILICNLAVVDIMFSSTCSTTMISVLLAEIKTVSYYSCISRTYFYHLGDFTECMALTLMAIDRLIAIRLPLRYHSIVTNSRILLLIFVTWIAGFAVMGFVISVVDNVPYCQPVIRYVFCEYASMIRAACVNPEPYFFLPVMLSLWPMCGQFPFIMCTYGVLAYSVTKLSNNSSRKQMINTCLSHLIVLLSFYAPKLVSSLLTRIGVVLNLTERNAILIVASLVPPLINPTVYCTRTKEIRKRLADIFLRKKIVPNHLKSISIALSS, from the coding sequence ATGgcaaatgaaaattacactgtaaaaaatgtagaCAGCTTTATAATCACTGGATTTGATCACCTGCAGAACCAAAAGCTCCTTGGATTCCTCATCTTAATAACCTACATGCTCATATTTCTTGGAAACAGCATCAATCTGTGTATCATCTTGACTGACAGACATTTACACAAACCAATGTACATATTAATCTGTAATCTAGCTGTTGTTGACATAATGTTCTCCTCAACCTGCAGCACAACTatgatctcagtgctgctggCTGAGATTAAAACTGTCTCATACTACTCTTGTATTTCAAGGACGTACTTCTATCATCTTGGTGATTTCACAGAGTGCATGGCTCTGACATTAATGGCAATTGACCGACTTATTGCAATTCGGCTTCCTTTAAGGTATCACAGCATTGTAACAAATTCACGAATCCTTCTGCTTATTTTTGTGACCTGGATCGCTGGTTTTGCTGTTATGGGTTTTGTGATATCAGTGGTAGACAATGTCCCATACTGTCAGCCTGTCATCAGATATGTGTTTTGTGAGTATGCTTCCATGATCAGAGCTGCTTGTGTCAATCCTGAACCCTATTTTTTCTTACCTGTAATGTTAAGTCTGTGGCCAATGTGTGGACAATTTCCCTTTATTATGTGCACCTATGGTGTTCTGGCATATAGTGTGACTAAACTCTCCAACAACTCAAGCAGAAAGCAAATGATTAACACTTGTTTGAGTCACCTCATTGTCCTGCTCAGTTTTTATGCACCAAAGCTGGTGTCTAGCTTACTAACTCGAATAGGAGTTGTGCTAAATTTAACAGAGCGAAACGCAATTTTGATTGTAGCCTCTCTAGTTCCTCCCTTAATAAACCCCACTGTTTATTGCACCAGAACTAAAGAGATCAGGAAACGATTAGCAGATATATTCTTGCGCAAAAAAATAGTACCAAATCATTTAAAGTCAATATCAATAGCTTTATCATCTTAA
- the LOC127521852 gene encoding olfactory receptor 10G4-like, whose translation MANENYTVNKIDSFIITGFDHLQNQKLLGFLILITYMLILIGNSINLCIILTDRHLHKPMYILICNLAVVDIMFSSTCSTTMISVLLAEIKTVSYYSCISRMYLYHVGDFTECMALTLMAIDRLLAIRLPLRYHSIVTNLRTFLLIFLTWVISFTALAILTSVADNLPYCQPVIRYVFCEYASMVRAACVNAEPYFAPSTILSIWVLGGQFPFIMCTYGVLAYSVTKLSNNASRKQMINTCLSHLIVLLSFYAPKLVSYLLTRIGVVLALTERNALLIIASLIPPLINPTVYCTRTKEIRKRIVGAFFHKKIVPH comes from the coding sequence ATGgcaaatgaaaattacactgTGAACAAGATAGACAGCTTTATAATCACTGGATTTGATCACCTGCAGAACCAAAAGCTCCTCGGATTCCTCATCTTAATAACCTACATGCTCATATTGATTGGAAACAGCATCAATCTGTGTATCATCTTGACTGACAGACATTTACACAAACCAATGTACATATTAATCTGTAATCTAGCTGTTGTTGACATAATGTTCTCCTCAACCTGCAGCACAACTatgatctcagtgctgctggCTGAGATTAAAACTGTCTCATACTACTCTTGTATTTCAAGGATGTACTTATATCATGTTGGTGATTTCACAGAGTGCATGGCTCTGACATTAATGGCAATTGACAGACTTCTTGCAATTAGGCTTCCTTTAAGGTATCACAGCATTGTAACAAACTTAcgaacatttcttcttatttttctAACCTGGGTCATTAGTTTTACTGCATTAGCTATTTTGACATCTGTGGCAGACAATCTCCCATACTGTCAGCCTGTTATCAGATATGTGTTTTGTGAGTATGCTTCAATGGTCAGAGCTGCTTGTGTTAATGCTGAACCATATTTTGCCCCCTCTACAATATTAAGTATATGGGTATTGGGTGGTCAATTTCCATTTATTATGTGCACCTATGGTGTTCTGGCATATAGTGTGACTAAACTCTCCAATAATGCAAGCAGAAAGCAAATGATCAACACTTGTTTGAGTCACCTCATTGTCCTGCTCAGTTTTTATGCACCAAAGCTAGTCTCTTATTTACTAACTCGAATAGGAGTTGTGCTTGCTTTAACAGAGAGAAATGCATTATTGATAATTGCCTCTCTAATTCCTCCCCTAATAAACCCCACTGTTTATTGTACCAGGACTAAAGAGATCAGAAAACGAATAGTAGGTgcattttttcacaaaaaaattgtaCCTCATTAA
- the LOC127520327 gene encoding olfactory receptor 10G4-like, whose translation MANENFTVNKIDSFIITGFDHLQNQKLLGFLILITYMLILLGNSINLCIIVTDRHLHKPMYILICNLAVVDIMFSSTCSTTMISVLLAEIKTVSYYSCISRMYFYNLGDFTECMALTLMAIDRLIAIRLPLRYHSIVTNSRTFVLIFLTWVIGFAILGFLTSVVDNLPYCQPVIRYVFCGYPSMIRAACVDAEPYFTPSTILSVWMLCGQFPFIMCTYGVLAYSVSKLSNNASRKQMINTCLSHLIVLVSYFAPKLVTALLTRIGVVLALTERNALSIIASVVPPLINPTVYCTRTKEIRKRIVGEFSD comes from the exons ATGGCGAATGAAAATTTCACTGTGAACAAGATAGACAGTTTTATAATCACTGGATTTGATCACCTGCAGAACCAAAAGCTCCTCGGATTCCTCATCTTAATAACCTACATGCTCATATTGCTTGGGAACAGCATCAATCTGTGCATCATTGTGACTGACAGACATTTACACAAACCAATGTACATATTAATCTGTAATCTAGCTGTTGTTGACATAATGTTCTCCTCAACCTGCAGCACAACTatgatctcagtgctgctggCTGAGATTAAAACTGTCTCATACTACTCTTGTATCTCAAGGATGTACTTCTATAATCTTGGTGATTTCACAGAGTGCATGGCTCTGACATTAATGGCAATTGACAGACTTATTGCGATTAGGCTTCCTTTAAGGTATCACAGCATTGTAACAAATTCACGaacatttgttcttatttttctaACCTGGGTCATTGGTTTCGCTATATTAGGTTTTTTGACATCTGTGGTAGACAATCTCCCATACTGTCAGCCTGTTATCAGATATGTGTTCTGTGGGTATCCTTCCATGATCAGAGCTGCTTGTGTTGATGCTGAACCATATTTTACCCCATCTACAATATTAAGTGTGTGGATGTTGTGTGGTCAGTTTCCTTTTATTATGTGCACCTATGGTGTTCTGGCATATAGTGTGTCTAAACTCTCCAATAATGCAAGCAGAAAGCAAATGATCAACACTTGTTTGAGTCACCTCATTGTCCTGGTTAGCTATTTTGCACCAAAGCTGGTCACTGCATTATTAACTCGAATAGGAGTTGTGCTTGCTTTAACAGAGAGAAATGCATTGTCGATAATAGCCTCTGTAGTTCCTCCCTTAATAAACCCCACTGTTTATTGTACCAGGACTAAAGAGATCAGAAAGCGAATAGTAGGt GAGTTCAGTGACTGA
- the LOC127521850 gene encoding olfactory receptor 10G4-like: MVTENYTVNNVDSFIITGFDHLQNQKLLGFLILITYMLILLGNGINLCIILTDRHLHKPMYILICNLAVVDIMFSSTCSTTMISVLLAEIKTVSYYSCISRTYFYHLGDIKVCLALSLMAIDRLVAIRLPLRYQSIVTNSRTFLFILLAWLIGFTIMAVVISVVDSAPYCQPVIRYVFCDYPSMIRAACVNPEPYFLLPAMITLWLLCGQFPFIMCTYAVLAYSVTKLSNNSNRKQMINTCSSHLIVLFSYLAPKLVSVLLTRIGVVLNLTERNAVMIVASLVPSLINPTVYCTRTKEIRKRLSDIFLRKRIVPNHLQVLS, from the coding sequence ATGGTGACTGAAAATTACACTGTGAACAATGTAGACAGTTTTATAATCACTGGATTTGATCACCTGCAGAACCAAAAGCTCCTCGGATTCCTCATCTTAATAACCTACATGCTCATATTGCTTGGGAACGGCATCAATCTGTGTATCATCTTGACTGACAGACATTTACACAAACCAATGTACATATTAATCTGTAATCTAGCTGTTGTTGACATAATGTTCTCCTCAACCTGCAGCACAACTatgatctcagtgctgctggCTGAGATTAAAACTGTGTCATACTACTCTTGTATCTCAAGGACGTACTTCTATCATCTTGGTGATATCAAAGTATGCCTGGCTCTGTCCTTAATGGCAATAGACCGACTTGTTGCGATTAGGTTACCATTAAGATACCAAAGCATTGTAACAAATTCAagaacatttctgtttattttactgGCCTGGCTCATTGGTTTTACTATAATGGCTGTTGTGATATCTGTGGTAGACAGTGCTCCATACTGTCAGCCTGTTATCAGATATGTGTTCTGTGATTATCCATCCATGATCAGAGCTGCTTGTGTCAATCCTGAaccatattttttattgccTGCAATGATTACTCTGTGGTTGTTGTGTGGACAATTTCCCTTTATTATGTGCACTTATGCTGTTCTGGCATATAGTGTGACTAAACTCTCCAACAACTCAAACAGAAAGCAAATGATCAATACCTGCTCCAGTCACCTCATTGTCTTGTTTAGTTATTTGGCACCAAAGCTGGTCTCTGTTTTACTAACTCGAATAGGTGTTGTGCTCAATTTAACAGAAAGGAATGCAGTAATGATCGTAGCCTCTCTTGTTCCTTCCTTAATAAACCCCACTGTTTATTGCACCAGAACTAAAGAGATCAGGAAACGATTATCAGATATTTTTTTGCGCAAAAGAATTGTACCAAACCACTTACAGGTTTtatcataa
- the LOC127521849 gene encoding olfactory receptor 10G4-like — translation MVTENYTVNNVDSFIITGFDHLQNQKLLGFLILITYMLILLGNGINLCIILTDRHLHKPMYILICNLAVVDIMFSSTCSTTMISVLLAEIKTVSYYSCISRTFFYHLGGIKACLTLSLMAIDRLIAIRLPLRYHSIVTNSRTFLFILLTWLIGFTLMAVMISVVDSAPYCQPVIRYVFCDYPSMIRAACVNPEPYFLFPAMINLWLLCGQFPFIMCTYAVLAYSVTKLSNNSNRKQMISTCSSHLIVLFSYFAPKLVSNLLTRIGVVLNLTERNAVMIVASLVPSLINPTVYCTRTKEIRKRLSDIFLRKRIVPNHLQVLS, via the coding sequence ATGGTGACTGAAAATTACACTGTGAACAATGTAGACAGCTTTATAATCACTGGATTTGATCACCTGCAGAACCAAAAGCTCCTCGGATTCCTCATCTTAATAACCTACATGCTCATATTGCTTGGGAACGGCATCAATCTGTGTATCATCTTGACTGACAGACATTTACACAAACCAATGTACATTTTAATCTGTAATCTAGCTGTTGTTGACATAATGTTCTCCTCAACCTGCAGCACAACTatgatctcagtgctgctggCTGAGATTAAAACTGTGTCGTACTACTCTTGTATCTCAAGGACGTTCTTCTATCATCTTGGTGGTATCAAAGCATGCCTGACTCTGTCCTTAATGGCAATAGACCGACTTATTGCGATTAGGCTACCATTAAGATACCACAGCATTGTAACAAATTCAagaacatttctgtttattttattgacctGGCTCATTGGTTTTACTTTAATGGCTGTTATGATATCTGTGGTAGACAGTGCTCCATACTGTCAGCCTGTTATCAGATATGTGTTCTGTGATTATCCATCCATGATCAGAGCTGCTTGTGTCAATCCTGaaccatattttttatttcctgCAATGATTAATCTGTGGTTGTTGTGTGGACAATTTCCCTTTATTATGTGCACTTATGCTGTTCTGGCATATAGTGTGACTAAACTCTCCAACAACTCAAACAGAAAGCAAATGATCAGCACCTGCTCCAGTCACCTCATTGTCTTGTTTAGTTATTTTGCACCAAAGCTGGTCTCAAATTTACTAACTCGAATAGGTGTTGTGCTAAATTTAACAGAGAGGAACGCAGTAATGATTGTAGCCTCTCTTGTTCCTTCCTTAATAAACCCCACTGTTTATTGCACCAGAACTAAAGAGATCAGGAAACGATTATCAGATATTTTTTTGCGCAAAAGAATTGTACCAAATCACTTACAGGTTTtatcataa